GTTCACAAGCAACAGCTACTGATTCGAAGGCATGGCCTGAAACGTTAAAGCAAACATTAAATCATACATATGGTTCGCTTGTAGAAACGAGCGTACTCGAATACAAAGACGAAACCACGCTTGATTTTGTTCGTAATCAAGATTATAAAGATATTATCAAAGAAAAGCCCGATGTACTGTTATTTGAGCCTTTTTTATTAAATGATAATGGTGTAGTAGGGATTACAAACACGCTGGATAACTTAGATGTGATCATGTCTCATATTACAGAGGCTGACAAAGATCTTGTAACGATTTTACAGCCGTCTCAGCCAATTTATAATGCGACCAACTATCCAAAAGAAGCAGAAGCTTTAGGCAAGTTTGCGAAGAAGAATGGCTATGAGTATGTCAATCATTGGAGTGCATGGCCTGATTATAAGTCAGAGAAAATCCTAGATTATCTAGTAGAGAAGCAGCGCGTTCCAACTGCTAAAGGCAACAAAGCGTGGAGCAGCTACTTAGAAGAATATTTTACAGCATCTTAAACCTGTCGTTTGACAGGTTTTTTTATTGAGATGAAGCTGCTTTTAATATAGTCTGTAGGACTTCTTATTCTATGTAAAAATTTTGTAAGAAAACCTATTAATTTATTGAAAATTGCCAAAAACAGTATTAAGATTAGATATAATTATCGTTATTAAGTAAAGGAGGAAATGTGCTGTGATAGATTTATATACGAATATCTTGCCTAATGTAGACAAAGGGCCGCGCGATACGACTGCTTTTTTAGCCATGGCAAAATCCCTGGTTGATCAAGGTGTAACGTCTGTAGTAGCGGCTCCGGTATATGATAATCGAGACACCGAACAACTTACGATTCAAATGCATGTAGACGCAGCGAATGAGCGCTTGCAGCATTCATTTATTCCTCTTACCATTCTTCCTGGACAAAAGGCAATCATTCATGATCGTCTTGTTACAGCGTTTGAACAAAATACACTCATCACGGTTAACCGCTCTACGAAATATGTGCTTTTACAGATTCCAAACCAATACACATTTAGCTCTACTGAACAAATTCTTTATCAGCTTCAATTAAAAGGTGTTGTCCCAATTATTAGTGAGCCGGAACGACAATCGGTATTTCTAGAAAATCCTGATCAGCTTTATGAACTTGTGAAAAAAGGAGCTATTGTTCAGCTGTCCGCAGGCAGCTTAATCGGTAAAAATGGCCGCAAAGAGAAAAAAGCCGCTTTTTCGTTTATTAACAACGGACTGGCTCACGTTATTGCATCAGGGGTAAGTGCTGATACATACGAAAGTTATACATTGCCTAACGCATACGAGATCGTATCTAAACAGCTCGGTACACAAGCTCTTTATAAGTTTATGGGGAATGCTGACTATGTAGCAGAAGGAAAAGCCATCTTTAAAGAACAGCCAGAACGAGTAAAAAAAGGAAAAATACTAGGTATATTTTAGTTTGTTTTAAAGCCTGTTCGTATCGGATGGGCTTTTTGTTATGGTTCTAAAGGTTATTATTCCGGTAAAAAAAGTATGCTAAAATGAGGAACATAATATTAGAATTTCCAAATTACTGTGTAAAAAACAAGGAGAAGATTTTGTGATAGATATTTACACCCATATGTTACCCAGAACAGCAAACAGCAAGCAGCAGTTTGTAGATGCTGCTAAACATCTAGTTAGTCAAGGCATAAAAGCAGTAGCGACGACTTTAAATGATAAAGAAACGAATACTTCTCTTTCTCTTTATGTTAAAGAAGCAAACCAAACATTAAAAGATAATAATATCCCTCTTACGATTGTTGAAGGAACGGAAGTGGTGGCGAACCGTACGTTTGCAGAATCTTATCAACGCCGTGATGCTATGCTTGCTTCAAATGAAAAATATATCGTGTTAACCATTCCTAAACAGGAAGAAGCGGATTATCTTAAACAGCTGGTATATGAAATTCAGCTAAATAAAATTGTTCCGATTATTAGCGAACCTGAATGTCACCCATACTTTTTAGAACATAAAAACGCATTGTATAAATTTGTTAAAAAAGGAGCTATTGTACAATTATCTTCAGATAGTATTATTGGTAAAAACGGCAAGCAAGCTAAAAAAGCTGCGATGCAGTTTATTGAACGTAACCTTGCCCATGTGATTGCTTCTGGTGCAAGCTTGGATAACTACAAGCAGCATTCACTGCGTCAAGCTTATGATGTAATCACAAAAGAAAAAGGAGCTGAGACATCTCAGCTGCTGATGCAAAACGCAGAAGCTACATTTAATGGTCAAGGCATTCAAACTTTACCGCCTGACCGCATCAAAAAAACAAAATTCCTAGGAATCTTTTAATATTTCCCTATGTACCCTGGTTAACATTCGGTTAATCGGGGTATTTGCATACAAAGACCTATTTTAGACCCTTCTTTTTTCATCATTATTTGGCGTTATTTTACAAATTATGTTTGCGTTTTCACAGAGAGTGATAGTAAAATATTGTTAGTTAAGTAGAGGACAGGAAAGTGCGCGGTTTTCTGGGGTTTGTGGTGGTAAATGTCGAGAAGAATACATAGTGTATAATGCCGAATCGTCGTAGAATAGAGCTATACAAAACGCAGGAGGGGAATAAAGTGATTGATATTCATACGTACATATTGCCTAATATCGATAGCGGACCTGAGGAAGTAGACGGCTTTTTGAAGATGGCACGTTCGTTAGCGGATCAAGGCGTTCAGTCCGTGGTCGCCACTCCGCTTTATGATAGCGATCAAGAGTTTATGAAACACCATTTATTTCTCTATGTAAATGCAGCTAATGAATGGCTCACAAATTCATATATTCCTCTTCAAGTATTACCAGGTCAACTTGTCCCTTTATCGCCTCAGCTTCTGCGAAACTATGAGCGAAATCAGCTTCTCACGCTTAATCACACCGATAAATATTTGTTTCTTTCACTGCCTGAGTTTGATGTCCCACCTTATTTTGAAAACATACTGTATGATCTTCAAGCAAAAGGCATTGTGCCTATTCTTCGTTCACCAGAATGTCATCCGATTTTCCGAGATCACCCTGAGCGTTTGTATGAGCTGGTGAAAAAAGGTGTACTCGTTCAGCTAAGCGCCGCTAGTATTCTCGGTTTAAATGGAAAAAAAGAAAAGAAAGCGGCATGGACATTTATTAAATACCGCTTAGCCCACGTGATTGCCTCTGGCGTTCATGCTCGAAATTACCACGACTATTCACTTTCAAAAGCGTATGATTACATTTCCGATATGTATGGTGCTTCAGAACTTTATTTTTTTATTGAAAATGCAGAGGCTATTATTGACGGTCGTCCGGTTCATCAATTGGAGCCTGAGCCGATGAAAAAATTTAGTTTATTTAAATTATTCGGCTGAAGACAAGGCGCTTTACCATAAAAATGGTAAAGCGCCTTGTTTTATCTTTCCCTCATTGTGGTATGGGATAGAAAGGAAGTTAAAGAAAGGAAGATTAAATATGATGAAAACTACAGCTGGAAAAGCAGCCATGTCTGTGTTAAAAGAATGGAATATCGATCATATTTTCGGTATGCCCGGAGATTCAATCAATCATTTTATGGACAACTTGCGCAGTGAAAAAGACGAAATTGAATTTATTCAAGTCCGTCACGAGGAAGTAGGCGCACTTGCGGCATCTTCTTATGCTAAAATCACGGGCAAAATCGGCGTGTGTCTGTCAATTGGGGGGCCGGGTGCGATTCATTTGTTAAACGGTTTGTATGATGCGAAAGCAGACGGTGCACCAGTGTTAGTGCTAGCTGGACAGGTGCCACGTGAGAAGCTTGGCAATGAATCGTTTCAAGAAGTGAACTTAGAACGTGTTTTTGATGATGTGTCGGTGTTTAATCACCGAGTAGACTCGCCTGAATCGTTTCCGCATCTGCTGCAGCAAGCGATTCGAACGGCTTATGCAAAAAAAGGTGTCGCGGTATTAGTTATTCCAGATGATATTCCGTCTTCAACGATTAAAATTGACTCAAAAACGCCAGTTGCCAATGTATCAAAATCAATTTCTCATAGTGATCCCGAAGATATAGCTAAAGCGCTTCTAGCGATTAAATACGCAAAAAAACCGGTTATTTTAGCGGGAACAGGTGCAAAGCACGCGAAGCTTGAGTTAGCACAGTTTGCGGAGAAAATTGCGGCGCCGGTTATTTTTACGCTTCCCGCTAAAGGAATACTGCCTGATCATCATCCTTATAATCTTGGGCAGCTCGGACAGCTTGGGACGAAG
This sequence is a window from Priestia aryabhattai. Protein-coding genes within it:
- a CDS encoding SGNH/GDSL hydrolase family protein; its protein translation is MKVFVNIFAAVVLIITIVAGKMYWDHQMSAEASSTSKSSSSASKAASGNWEDYAENLPKSVKEKLKKAEASGKPIKLLIVGSQATATDSKAWPETLKQTLNHTYGSLVETSVLEYKDETTLDFVRNQDYKDIIKEKPDVLLFEPFLLNDNGVVGITNTLDNLDVIMSHITEADKDLVTILQPSQPIYNATNYPKEAEALGKFAKKNGYEYVNHWSAWPDYKSEKILDYLVEKQRVPTAKGNKAWSSYLEEYFTAS
- a CDS encoding tyrosine-protein phosphatase produces the protein MIDLYTNILPNVDKGPRDTTAFLAMAKSLVDQGVTSVVAAPVYDNRDTEQLTIQMHVDAANERLQHSFIPLTILPGQKAIIHDRLVTAFEQNTLITVNRSTKYVLLQIPNQYTFSSTEQILYQLQLKGVVPIISEPERQSVFLENPDQLYELVKKGAIVQLSAGSLIGKNGRKEKKAAFSFINNGLAHVIASGVSADTYESYTLPNAYEIVSKQLGTQALYKFMGNADYVAEGKAIFKEQPERVKKGKILGIF
- a CDS encoding CpsB/CapC family capsule biosynthesis tyrosine phosphatase → MIDIYTHMLPRTANSKQQFVDAAKHLVSQGIKAVATTLNDKETNTSLSLYVKEANQTLKDNNIPLTIVEGTEVVANRTFAESYQRRDAMLASNEKYIVLTIPKQEEADYLKQLVYEIQLNKIVPIISEPECHPYFLEHKNALYKFVKKGAIVQLSSDSIIGKNGKQAKKAAMQFIERNLAHVIASGASLDNYKQHSLRQAYDVITKEKGAETSQLLMQNAEATFNGQGIQTLPPDRIKKTKFLGIF
- a CDS encoding tyrosine-protein phosphatase, coding for MIDIHTYILPNIDSGPEEVDGFLKMARSLADQGVQSVVATPLYDSDQEFMKHHLFLYVNAANEWLTNSYIPLQVLPGQLVPLSPQLLRNYERNQLLTLNHTDKYLFLSLPEFDVPPYFENILYDLQAKGIVPILRSPECHPIFRDHPERLYELVKKGVLVQLSAASILGLNGKKEKKAAWTFIKYRLAHVIASGVHARNYHDYSLSKAYDYISDMYGASELYFFIENAEAIIDGRPVHQLEPEPMKKFSLFKLFG